The genomic DNA aaaaaataaaaatcatatgaCATTTAAAGCTAAGTAGTCTGAGaaaattcttttcttgaaaatgtgtGACATTTTCCAGTTGGGAAGAAACACATGTTGTAACTGCTCCCCActagacaaaaataaaatagcatttttggatgagactttttctttcctgtaccACAAATTTTCTATCTTGTTTGATCTGGAAACAAGTCGGGGATGCATTTGCCCAGTCATGTTCCACTATaacttttctgatttattttctgtatgaacTGTCAGAAATTGCATTACTTGGTGCAAGACAGAAGAATAATTGCATTggttttgaagagaaaaaatgtatctgtagTGTGAATATTTACACAAGTGCAgaatttcatgttttcataaaaCCAATATTAAGGTTACATCACCTAGGAACAACTAAATTTTATAATTAATCGTATGAAACATTAAGGTTTAattccctttatttttcaaaaggcatGCATAAGAAATCAGGCAGGGTATGAATCGTAAATGTTAATGAGCTGTACCTCTGTATCCCTCTCTTGACAGTGATTAGTCCAAAGCTAACTGCACACATAATCTGCAGCAAGGAGCACTGGGAGGCAGCTAAGAGACAGTGACAATGTCTTTAAACTGGCGGACAATTCCCACTCGACTTGGAGTTTTAAAAGTGAACTGCAAAGGACTGGCATGCCTCTTGGTCTTCATGGTGAGCATTTGCGGCAGTGCCCCAGGAATGTGTCCAACAGCCTGCATCTGTGCCAGTGATATCGTAAGCTGCACTAATAAGAACCTCTCTCGAGTGCCAGGAAATCTTTATAAATGTATGAAAAGGCTGGATCTGAGTTATAACAGAATTGGGGCTTTGGAGCCTGAATGGGtcccactgctgctggagaaactgAACACTTTAATAGTCAGTCATAATAGCATTATCAGCATTGTCTCTGGAAGCTTTTCCACAATCCCGAATCTGAAGTACCTAGACTTGTCATCCAACAACCTGAAGACACTGACCAGCCCCGTGTTTCAGGAGCTAAGGGCACTGGAGGTTCTCCTGCTGTATAACAATCAGATAGCACAGATAGAGTCTTCAGCCTTCGGAGGATTGTACAAATTACAGAAACTGTACTTAAGCTATAACTCGCTCTTGCATTTCCCGCTGGACTTGTACACTGGAAAATTTAAACTGACAGACCTTGCGTTGCTGGACATTTCCTTTAATCACATCCAGTCAATGCCTGTTCAGCGCCTGAGTTCAGTGCCAGCCAAACATCTTAGTGGAATTTATCTTCATGGCAACCCATTTTATTGTGACTGTATGCTGTACTCCATGCTAATCTTCTGGTATCAAAGGCACTTCAGCTCGGTGATGGACTTCAAAGGCGAGTACTCCTGTGTGTTGCAGTCAGACCCAAGAGGTTACAATAAACTGCCTTTACTGCAGGACAACTTTCTGAATTGCTCCGAAAGCACCGTCAACAGCTCGTTCCAAGCCTTTGGGTTTATCCACAACGCCCAGGTTGGTGACAGGCTGATTGTACACTGTGACAGCAGAATCAGCGATGCAGGCACGCACTTTGTTTGGGTTAGTCCGGACAATAGATTGCTAGAGCCAGACAGGGAGACCAACAACTTTAAGGTGTTCCATAATGGCAGCCTGGAGATAACAGATGCCCAGCTAGAGGACTCGGGGCTGTATTCCTGCATTGcaataaataagaaaagacTATTAAATGAAACCATAGAGGTTAGAATAAATGTTAGCAATTTCACAGTGAACAGGTCCCATGCTCATGAAGCATTTAATACAGCTTTTACCACCCTTGCTGCCTGTGTAGCCAGTATCGTTTTAGTACTGCTGTATCTCTATCTGACCCCCTGCCCATGTCAATGTAAggcaaaaaggaggaagagaaagctgaACCAAAGCTGTGCGCACTCATCCATACTGAATTCCACACTGCCGCACGAGCTGCCAGCCGACGAGAAGAAGGCTAGCACTGGTAAACGGGTGGTTTTCCTGGAACCTGTGCACGAACCAAAACACAGTCAGAACGGGAAAGTAAAACTGTTTCCTAGCGACAACATCATCGCCGAGAGTATCTTAAAAACTACTCGACCAAAATCTGACTCCGATTCTGTCAACTCCGTGTTCTCAGATACACCCTTCATGCCGTCAACTTAGTCTACTGCCTGTGTTTGTACCATGCAGTTACATTTCCGAATACCTCCTTTGCTTGTAGCaaccatcaggaaaaaaaaaaaaaaaaacaaataaaaagagataaaatgttttaaaaaaaaaagtatctattGTCGGTCCTTGAACTGTGTCTCCCCTCTCTGTGAGTGCAGGGCCATGCAGCGGTGATATTgttcaggaaaaggaaaaagcatggCAGAAATCTGAATGCCTTCAATGCACGCTTAGCCTTGGTTTTTACTCTCTGGTCCATACACAGCAATTTCTCATGCATGTTGAGAGGGGCTTTCAGTGCACAGAGCTGACTCTTCAGCAACAGAAGCTGACCCCTATAAAACATTCTCAGTCATGCTGATaactcagctgctctgcagtgagcACAGAAGCGAACTCAGATAGCTGCTGAGAAAAATGTCCAGGCTTCCTGCAATTCCTTTTACAGGCTCATAAAATCTTTACAGTAAAGTCATGAGGGGGAAAAAGTCATGAGTTTTCTTGgattgaacagaaaaaaaaaatcagatttgccACCAGGATGCCTGGCAGCTGGGTTAATGTTTGTGTCAAGCAGCTGATAATGTGTTTGCCAATAATTGCTTGAAAACTTTAAATGGGGGTCATTGTACTATTGTTATTCAAAACTTGGTCATGGGATTACTCATGAGAAGTAAAgtgtttgtttataaatattgaCACATAATGAAAAAAGGTTAAAGTTAACACATCACCTTTGCAATTGGCTTAGTTGAGGAGTAAAAGCTATCAGTCATGAAGACTCATGCTAATCAGCAGTAACTCATTAAGTTGGGATAACTGGATTTATTGTAATCAGTTGTCTTAAACTCTGCTCACTGTAGGCTTGGCATCATATGTGGTGAACAAGCCTGCCACTGTCACCAGGGCTCCTGCTTCATCTTAGGGGTGGGTGGCTTCTCTTCAGAGGTAACTTCAAGAAACAGGGGAAATGTTTCAATTGATCTTTTCAGTGGCACATGGTTCCAGCAGTCTTAGAAAATTTGCTTCCtagagatttttcttaaaagaggaaataaattatttggacAATCTCATGAAACATATAGAAGACTTTATGCACTGTGAATTCAGAAAGCACAACTTTTCTCTAGATTTGGCTCTCCTCTTGCAtgtgctgcttccttccttGCCCAAAAGTATTGTCAGAGTTTATGAGCCTGGTAAGACTGGCCAGGACTGGTCGTGCAACCTATGTTGCCTCAAGTGTTGTGTTATTGCAATGAGGACacttctatttatttctttttctgttaaatttgcctttttttttttttttttttttttttttttttttttcttctaatagtGCTTACTTACATTGAGATGAGGCTGGACTTTGCCAGTCTTCCTTACATTGATTATTACCAACTTCAAAGGCGTTTTGCAAGGCATTGCAGCTTACCAAAGAAGAGTAACTGGAGCGTGTCTGTCTCATTCTATCTTTGGGGAATATACTTGAAAGGTAAAGGATAAACAAAATCAGAATCAAAGGGCTACATGGTATGGcaactgtgatttatttttgagaaGCTTACTGTAGCAGCCACTTGCCATTTTTTATGATATCTTTTGAGAGGCATGTCATCATGCTAAAGCTTCTATCTGGCTGAGCCAAAGCTATCAGCAATTGATTTGCTACAGAGAAATCCTGATGTAGCTAATTGTTTGAAAGCAAGCTATCTGGAAAACAGATTAGATCGGGAAACAGTGTTGCTGTGATGTGCACAAAGTATACTGGAAAAAGGGACTGGAAAACTGCTGGAGATTTTCATTCAGATATtcagggaaatggaaaatggtAATTCTTTTTCTAGGCAGACGACAATAAATATTTAGCAGCGAGAGATGGTCAGGGGTCTGGATCTTTTATTTGTACATTTGTCTGTGTAAATCTAAAGATTGCTTCTGATATCAAGCAGGTTGGTGTCTTTTCGTGAAgctctttccctcttttgtCTGTATATATGCATTAAACCAAAGTCCATGTGTTTACATGTAGGGTATGATGGAAAAATAGTGGTTGTCTTTGCCAAAATCAGTGGTATAGTTGGGTCGTCTGTCAGTGAGTCAAAGACTTGACAATGTCTCCTtctcaaatatttgtttattgaAAAGATTCAGCTAAACCCTGTTGATCTGCTGCTGTGCCACGTGCATGGTGGGTGGATGGGTGTCCTCTGTGTTGTGCAAGGAGACAATCAGTGACCCGGGGCCAAAGGGCTGAAACGGTGATGAGGCAGACTGGGAAACAGAGAGACAAATACTCCCTTGCAAAGTTGTACAGATCAGTTACAGCCCTGGGCAGATATTATGCTCTGTTGTCATACATGAGGCTAACTGACCCAGATTTCAGTTTTTACACAAGGGCTCTGATGGTCAGTTCCAAATTgggctgaaaaagaaaacaggctggtggtgctgctgggaggcagaTGTACACATCTCCTTAGCAGCTACAGCTGAGTCGGTGCACCCCACTGCCGTTCCGAGTGCAAGGCAGTGACATTACGTATTGAACCCACCGTGCATTTTAAATCTGCATGGTAatcctaaataaaaaaaggtagaCATCCTGCAGACttttttctgcagggctgctgtcctgcagcaagAGCCTGGGGATTTGTGGGATCAGATTAATCCTACCAGATGACTAGAGAAGCTGGGTGTTGATCTAAACGGCAGATATTTGCTGTGACTATTAATTGGCTGGATTTTACTGACTGCTTCAAAGTGCTCACAGTTGTACCTGTGATTATGAACAAGGTGGTAAAACCAAAGCTTTTGGAAGAGCCATTGGCTTGTTTGATACTTCTTTACATTATCATAGCCTTGTGAGTTCAGGAGGTGCAGCTTTAATAAAGACTTCAGAAGTCTGCTGAATATTGATCATATAGGACTGACACCATAAATCTACAATCCCAGTCCTTCTTTGGAAGTCTGTGGAAAGCCAATGCAGGTTagttcttcctcccttcccactgcAATGCAAGCCCCCCAAGGGCTGTGAGCAGGGATCTGGAACCACCGTCCAGGTCCACGGCTATGCAGCACCTTTGGTGGTCGCATGGGCAGGAGGGACTGCCCAGACACCACACCTGCTGCTCTGGTGTGGTCCACCCTCCTCACAAGTCTTCATTGGCAGGCCCATCTTACCGCCATGTCATCCCTGTTAGCCTATGTCCTGGATTTCCCGTGCTGTTTCCAGCAACTACCAAAGAGCTGAATGATATTTTTAACACAGAGTGAACTCAGTTCTGCAAGGTATTGAGTGCTCTGGCACTGGTCCAGCCACACTCTTAAAATGGGTTTGCAGTAAGGCAAAGGTACCAACCCACTGG from Falco rusticolus isolate bFalRus1 chromosome 5, bFalRus1.pri, whole genome shotgun sequence includes the following:
- the AMIGO2 gene encoding amphoterin-induced protein 2, with protein sequence MSLNWRTIPTRLGVLKVNCKGLACLLVFMVSICGSAPGMCPTACICASDIVSCTNKNLSRVPGNLYKCMKRLDLSYNRIGALEPEWVPLLLEKLNTLIVSHNSIISIVSGSFSTIPNLKYLDLSSNNLKTLTSPVFQELRALEVLLLYNNQIAQIESSAFGGLYKLQKLYLSYNSLLHFPLDLYTGKFKLTDLALLDISFNHIQSMPVQRLSSVPAKHLSGIYLHGNPFYCDCMLYSMLIFWYQRHFSSVMDFKGEYSCVLQSDPRGYNKLPLLQDNFLNCSESTVNSSFQAFGFIHNAQVGDRLIVHCDSRISDAGTHFVWVSPDNRLLEPDRETNNFKVFHNGSLEITDAQLEDSGLYSCIAINKKRLLNETIEVRINVSNFTVNRSHAHEAFNTAFTTLAACVASIVLVLLYLYLTPCPCQCKAKRRKRKLNQSCAHSSILNSTLPHELPADEKKASTGKRVVFLEPVHEPKHSQNGKVKLFPSDNIIAESILKTTRPKSDSDSVNSVFSDTPFMPST